In [Clostridium] cellulosi, one genomic interval encodes:
- a CDS encoding putative secreted protein (Hypothetical protein) produces MSKNKKKAASNKKAAPAARKKEKNAKMTAAPAMKETNKAAAVPAKRKAAQVAAAPTNEQKAAKTAVEPAEEKAVKAAAATEDVKAQEASAPANPNSAQTEKENTERAGFKLAGNKFFASLKNFNFKRHKAPKPEKAEKAEKQETGAPAELNKAKKAENAPAEELEKENQLLNLKKRLLDLNPVFIKIVAAVPLLGAAVSLKNGILLSCVMILTVVLLNLLLIPIYRFIPNRYRPAVSFLAAGVVITPLYAIAHYFSPSIASNCSIYLPLIAVSALALCEKQHFGKKYVVPKTALDAFFNGLGFAFAAIIISVLREIIANGTLYDRPLPYISEAKFKLAAYPAGAFILLAVFAALFRKIFNYNEGKGDDML; encoded by the coding sequence ATGAGCAAGAATAAAAAGAAGGCAGCCTCAAATAAAAAGGCTGCGCCTGCCGCACGTAAAAAAGAAAAAAATGCTAAAATGACTGCCGCTCCGGCGATGAAAGAGACAAATAAGGCCGCGGCCGTTCCTGCCAAAAGAAAGGCGGCTCAAGTGGCTGCCGCTCCAACGAACGAACAAAAGGCAGCTAAAACGGCGGTTGAGCCGGCGGAAGAAAAAGCAGTCAAAGCGGCTGCTGCAACTGAGGATGTCAAGGCTCAGGAAGCGTCTGCGCCGGCAAATCCAAATTCAGCCCAAACGGAAAAAGAGAATACTGAACGTGCTGGCTTTAAACTGGCTGGGAATAAATTTTTCGCATCGTTAAAAAACTTCAATTTCAAGAGGCATAAAGCACCGAAACCTGAAAAGGCGGAGAAGGCTGAAAAGCAGGAGACAGGTGCACCTGCCGAGCTTAATAAAGCAAAAAAGGCTGAAAATGCGCCAGCCGAAGAACTGGAAAAAGAAAACCAGCTTTTGAATCTGAAAAAGCGGCTGCTTGATTTAAACCCGGTATTTATAAAGATTGTTGCGGCCGTGCCGCTGCTTGGCGCGGCGGTATCGTTAAAAAACGGTATTTTACTGTCATGCGTTATGATATTGACTGTGGTATTATTGAATCTTTTGCTGATACCTATTTACAGGTTCATACCAAACCGGTACCGTCCGGCCGTTTCATTTTTGGCGGCGGGCGTCGTGATAACCCCGCTGTATGCAATCGCACACTACTTTTCACCGTCGATTGCCTCAAACTGCAGCATATACCTGCCGCTTATTGCTGTTTCCGCCCTTGCATTATGTGAAAAACAGCATTTCGGCAAAAAGTATGTCGTTCCCAAAACGGCGCTTGACGCTTTCTTCAACGGACTTGGTTTTGCCTTTGCCGCGATAATCATCTCGGTACTGCGTGAGATTATCGCAAATGGAACCCTTTATGACAGGCCCCTGCCTTATATTTCGGAGGCAAAATTCAAATTAGCGGCGTATCCTGCCGGTGCTTTCATACTTCTTGCAGTGTTTGCCGCGCTTTTTAGAAAGATATTTAATTACAATGAGGGCAAGGGGGACGATATGTTATGA
- the rnfD gene encoding electron transport complex protein RnfD (High confidence in function and specificity), with product MRLFAASSPHIRHGDDIKVTMGDTILPLLFLLIVAIYYTGLRALTLTAVSVLSCIIFEYLYRRILGKKRSIGDMSAVVTGMIIAFCMPVTAPIWFPIIGAFFAIVVVKQLFGGLGNNIFNPAAAAICLLTVTWPGTMSTFPQATAKFSPFATPVEFETGVPVLTALKNGTLPDNRPFEMLVGYTPGNFGTSAILVIIIAGLVLLYRRIISWKIPLAYLGTVAVLALLFPRCPSGRLDSVVFELTSGSLAFVAVFMATDPVTSPVTTLGRLLYGFFLGLITVFIRYFGIYPEGAFFALLIMNPFVLALDRLGWKLKSKGGRIAYEQE from the coding sequence TTGAGACTGTTTGCAGCATCGTCGCCGCACATCAGGCATGGTGACGATATCAAAGTTACAATGGGTGACACGATACTGCCGCTTCTGTTTTTGCTTATTGTTGCGATATATTATACCGGGCTGCGTGCGCTGACTCTCACCGCCGTTTCGGTATTGAGCTGTATTATTTTTGAGTATCTTTACAGGCGCATACTTGGCAAGAAGCGCAGTATAGGTGATATGTCGGCAGTTGTTACAGGCATGATAATCGCTTTCTGCATGCCTGTGACCGCTCCCATCTGGTTTCCCATAATCGGCGCGTTTTTTGCCATAGTTGTTGTAAAGCAGCTTTTCGGCGGGCTCGGCAACAACATTTTTAATCCTGCAGCGGCGGCAATCTGCCTTCTCACCGTAACATGGCCAGGAACCATGTCCACATTCCCGCAGGCGACTGCAAAGTTTTCGCCTTTTGCCACCCCTGTCGAGTTTGAAACCGGTGTTCCGGTGCTTACAGCGCTTAAAAACGGCACACTGCCTGATAACAGGCCCTTTGAAATGCTCGTCGGATACACCCCCGGCAACTTCGGCACATCCGCCATACTTGTAATAATTATCGCCGGGCTGGTTTTGCTCTACAGGCGCATTATCAGTTGGAAAATACCGCTTGCATATCTTGGGACAGTGGCAGTTTTGGCGCTCCTGTTTCCGAGATGCCCGTCCGGCAGGCTGGATTCCGTTGTTTTTGAACTGACATCCGGCTCCCTTGCGTTTGTGGCGGTTTTCATGGCAACCGACCCGGTTACAAGCCCTGTAACGACACTGGGGCGTTTGCTTTACGGATTCTTCTTAGGGCTGATTACCGTATTCATACGCTATTTCGGCATATATCCAGAGGGCGCGTTTTTCGCGCTGCTGATTATGAATCCGTTTGTGCTGGCCCTTGACCGGCTTGGCTGGAAGCTGAAATCAAAAGGAGGCAGGATTGCATATGAGCAAGAATAA
- a CDS encoding hypothetical protein (Family membership): MMLKRPRGGLWLELNKTTAAERPIAELKAPARVYLPLKQCKGETPSLLVGRGSRVLKGQPIADGSHGLSCSLHSPVSGTVESIVEYNHPVGGKSMMAVISNDRCDMPYKAVQSRTDSAEGIIARVKSAGIVSSNDFSKPYWEKLRRFRERKVNTVIINAVEVEPYICSSQKIMDELPDVTVAGLELIMKCVGAKKAVLAVSDDIPEEVSRGMAEAAHLIDIELTIAHIPPKYPNGDEQFLMRALFAHEIEAQMKKGGKRPEVCFVYPQDCVNVQRAVNDGVPQITRIITVAGDAVTNPQNIEVPIGTKISDILNYCGLSFDPDRVVLGSPMRGVAIQSLDVPITKSVGAVLALKAAQRRNTKSICINCGKCVSVCPQGLLPNYIAMRAVKADFEALKGLNIDECIECGSCAYICPGRMPIVELIKNIKKAAI, translated from the coding sequence ATGATGCTGAAAAGGCCGAGAGGCGGTCTGTGGCTCGAACTAAATAAAACTACGGCAGCAGAGCGCCCGATTGCGGAGCTTAAAGCTCCTGCAAGGGTATATCTTCCTCTTAAACAGTGCAAAGGTGAGACACCTTCGCTACTGGTGGGGAGGGGCAGCCGTGTTTTAAAGGGCCAGCCGATAGCAGATGGGTCGCACGGCCTTTCATGCAGTTTACATTCGCCGGTCTCAGGCACTGTCGAATCAATTGTAGAATATAATCATCCTGTCGGCGGGAAATCCATGATGGCGGTTATTAGCAACGACAGGTGTGATATGCCCTATAAGGCGGTGCAAAGCCGTACAGACAGCGCCGAGGGGATAATAGCAAGGGTAAAATCTGCCGGCATTGTATCGTCGAATGATTTCAGCAAGCCATATTGGGAAAAGCTCCGCCGTTTTAGGGAGCGTAAGGTCAATACGGTCATTATAAACGCGGTCGAAGTCGAGCCTTATATCTGCAGTTCGCAAAAGATTATGGACGAGCTGCCGGACGTAACAGTGGCTGGGCTTGAGCTGATTATGAAATGCGTTGGCGCAAAAAAAGCTGTGCTCGCAGTAAGCGATGATATCCCTGAAGAGGTCTCGCGGGGCATGGCGGAAGCCGCACATCTTATCGACATTGAACTGACAATCGCGCACATTCCCCCAAAATATCCTAACGGCGATGAGCAGTTCCTGATGAGGGCGCTTTTTGCCCATGAGATTGAAGCCCAGATGAAAAAAGGCGGCAAACGGCCGGAGGTGTGCTTTGTTTATCCGCAGGACTGCGTAAATGTTCAAAGGGCAGTAAATGACGGCGTACCGCAGATTACACGCATTATTACGGTTGCTGGGGACGCGGTAACCAATCCCCAGAACATTGAGGTGCCAATCGGCACTAAAATTTCCGATATTTTGAACTACTGCGGGCTGAGTTTTGACCCTGACAGGGTGGTGCTGGGAAGCCCAATGCGCGGGGTAGCGATACAAAGCCTTGATGTGCCGATTACAAAATCGGTGGGGGCGGTCCTTGCGCTTAAAGCCGCGCAGAGAAGAAATACAAAATCCATATGTATCAACTGCGGCAAATGCGTCAGCGTCTGTCCGCAGGGACTTCTGCCCAATTATATTGCGATGCGGGCCGTAAAAGCTGATTTCGAGGCATTAAAGGGGCTTAATATAGACGAGTGCATTGAATGCGGCTCATGCGCATACATCTGCCCCGGCAGGATGCCGATTGTCGAACTTATAAAAAATATTAAAAAAGCCGCGATTTGA
- a CDS encoding hypothetical protein (High confidence in function and specificity): MNIQKVGPDRLRIQLDPKDLDKYDLDYYSISKESPGTRRLLKEILSEAQKNGFSTQRCKLLLEVLPGKNSGCVIYITKSHCEAMEQHINSNSFRRKGSYVFSCESLEDAISAIGHFADFPDLPIQSSALYCFNNKYYLIFSPVILGLDRDRLAALLAALSEYGSAENCSSVYEAMLEEHGTVIIKTRAIENFIRYFHY, translated from the coding sequence ATGAACATTCAAAAAGTAGGCCCAGACAGGCTGCGCATCCAGCTAGACCCCAAGGACCTTGACAAATATGACCTTGACTATTACTCGATAAGCAAAGAAAGCCCTGGAACAAGGCGCCTTTTGAAAGAGATCCTTTCCGAAGCGCAAAAAAACGGCTTCAGCACACAGCGCTGCAAGCTCCTGCTGGAAGTACTTCCAGGCAAAAACAGCGGGTGTGTTATCTATATCACAAAGTCACATTGTGAAGCGATGGAGCAGCACATAAATTCAAACAGCTTCCGGAGAAAAGGCAGTTACGTCTTTAGCTGCGAAAGCCTTGAGGACGCAATCAGTGCAATCGGCCATTTCGCGGATTTTCCTGATTTGCCGATACAGAGCAGCGCCCTTTATTGCTTCAATAATAAGTACTACCTTATTTTCTCGCCGGTTATATTAGGGCTTGACCGCGACAGGCTTGCCGCACTTCTGGCGGCCCTTTCGGAATACGGAAGCGCTGAAAACTGCTCATCTGTTTATGAGGCTATGTTAGAAGAACATGGCACAGTAATCATCAAAACCCGCGCAATAGAAAACTTTATTCGCTATTTTCATTATTAA
- the RPE gene encoding Ribulose-phosphate 3-epimerase, chloroplastic (High confidence in function and specificity) has protein sequence MKIKISPSILSANFACLGNECRRVCSGGADLVHVDVMDGCFVPNITIGAPVVRSIKPYSNIPLDVHLMIDRPERYIDDFIDSGADIITVHFEATDKLDWIIDRIHAKGVKASVSVKPNTNVDVLYPYLEKLDMVLIMTVEPGFGGQKLIEHTIPKISELRNKCVSLGLETDIEVDGGITPHNISRISKAGANVFVAGSAVFKAESIADAISQLRAGAESGRI, from the coding sequence ATGAAAATTAAAATTTCTCCGTCTATTCTATCTGCTAATTTTGCCTGTCTTGGAAACGAGTGCAGGCGTGTTTGCAGCGGCGGAGCCGACCTTGTCCATGTTGATGTTATGGACGGATGCTTTGTCCCGAACATAACCATCGGCGCGCCGGTTGTCCGTTCTATAAAGCCTTATTCAAACATCCCGCTCGACGTTCATCTTATGATTGACAGGCCAGAACGATATATTGATGATTTTATCGACAGTGGTGCTGATATAATAACAGTTCATTTTGAAGCAACTGACAAGCTTGACTGGATTATAGATAGGATTCATGCTAAGGGCGTTAAGGCTTCGGTCTCAGTAAAGCCGAACACGAATGTTGACGTCCTTTACCCATACCTTGAAAAGCTCGATATGGTGCTCATAATGACAGTCGAACCTGGTTTTGGCGGTCAAAAGTTGATTGAGCACACAATTCCTAAGATATCGGAACTGAGGAATAAATGCGTGTCCCTTGGCCTTGAAACCGACATAGAGGTGGACGGCGGTATAACCCCGCATAATATCTCGCGCATTTCTAAAGCCGGAGCAAATGTTTTTGTCGCGGGCAGCGCCGTTTTTAAGGCTGAGAGCATAGCCGATGCAATCTCGCAGCTCAGGGCGGGCGCCGAGAGCGGCAGGATATAA
- a CDS encoding hypothetical protein (Family membership) translates to MSKRCNNGKIYIIMSQSLKIFEHFYGLLEKKSCPAAACAIVRQLIYYKRVGFHGEKCAGNSEGRPLDLPPARHTCGFFHPDIFYAVDRLVAQNLAGR, encoded by the coding sequence TTGTCAAAACGCTGTAATAACGGTAAAATATATATTATAATGTCGCAGAGTCTAAAAATTTTTGAGCATTTTTATGGCTTATTAGAGAAAAAGAGCTGTCCTGCAGCGGCTTGCGCCATTGTAAGACAGCTCATCTATTATAAGCGGGTGGGCTTCCACGGCGAGAAATGCGCCGGTAATTCTGAGGGCAGGCCGCTGGACCTACCGCCGGCGCGCCACACCTGCGGATTTTTCCACCCTGATATATTTTATGCTGTTGACAGGCTTGTGGCACAGAATTTGGCAGGCCGCTAA
- the nadB gene encoding L-aspartate oxidase (High confidence in function and specificity) — MLNNNTTVPTYDVVIAGTGVSGLYAALNVDPSLSILIVSKRELELSNSALAQGGIAAVLDRDKDSREKHIRDTLIAGGYKNKLEAVEVLVDEGPRDVRRLIELGVDFDRDSLGRLHMTLEGGHSINRIVHHKDTTGLEVVQKLAAHVKNKNNITVMENAAIMKMDKIDGGFCLGILKDGGLLNVCSRYAILATGGIGRVYKYTTNSKIATGDGIVLAHRLGAKVSGLSLIQFHPTAFAAREERERFLISESVRGEGAYLLNCRGERFMPSYDERGELAPRDVVSRCIMEESKRTGSEDFYLDITAQDPEFVKKRFPSIYSKCLAEGIDITKDRIPVFPCQHYLMGGIDVDTYSRTSVGRLYAVGECSRTGVHGNNRLASNSLLEALVFSRRAALDISERVRNEENTLRPRALFEMKKGKPLPTGIRSEVRSIVQSSFFVNPNFDAAKKGLARVCELDDMLEHTEFEYSLDLLEAKSLVKIAKLILTEVTDESFQL, encoded by the coding sequence ATGCTAAATAACAATACAACAGTGCCGACTTATGATGTCGTTATAGCAGGCACAGGAGTGTCGGGTCTTTACGCCGCTTTGAATGTTGACCCGTCGCTTTCCATTCTTATTGTTTCAAAACGTGAACTCGAACTGAGCAACAGCGCCCTCGCCCAAGGCGGGATAGCTGCCGTTCTCGACCGGGATAAGGACAGCCGCGAAAAGCATATCCGCGACACATTGATTGCCGGAGGCTATAAAAACAAACTTGAGGCTGTTGAGGTCCTTGTCGATGAAGGGCCGCGGGATGTCCGCAGGTTAATTGAACTGGGCGTTGATTTCGACCGCGATTCCCTCGGCCGTCTTCACATGACGCTGGAGGGTGGGCATTCGATAAACCGCATCGTCCACCACAAGGACACAACCGGACTTGAAGTGGTTCAAAAACTCGCCGCCCATGTAAAGAATAAAAATAACATCACCGTCATGGAAAACGCGGCCATAATGAAAATGGACAAGATAGACGGCGGCTTTTGCTTAGGTATTCTGAAAGACGGCGGCTTATTAAATGTCTGTTCCCGGTATGCTATTCTTGCAACCGGCGGCATCGGGCGTGTTTACAAATACACTACGAATTCAAAAATTGCGACAGGCGATGGCATTGTTTTGGCTCATAGGCTTGGCGCTAAGGTAAGCGGCCTCAGCCTTATCCAGTTCCACCCCACCGCCTTTGCGGCGCGGGAAGAACGCGAACGGTTCCTTATCTCGGAGTCAGTCCGCGGAGAAGGAGCTTATCTGCTCAATTGCCGCGGGGAGCGGTTTATGCCGTCATACGATGAGCGAGGGGAGCTTGCCCCGAGGGACGTTGTCTCCCGCTGCATTATGGAAGAATCAAAGAGAACAGGCAGCGAGGACTTTTACCTCGATATTACCGCGCAGGACCCGGAATTCGTGAAGAAGCGCTTCCCCAGTATCTATTCAAAATGTCTTGCCGAGGGCATTGACATAACAAAGGACAGGATACCTGTATTCCCCTGCCAGCACTACCTGATGGGCGGCATTGACGTCGATACCTATTCCCGCACCTCTGTCGGCAGGCTTTATGCTGTTGGGGAATGTTCACGCACCGGCGTTCACGGCAACAACCGCTTAGCCAGCAATTCACTGCTTGAGGCGCTTGTTTTCTCTCGCCGCGCAGCACTGGACATTTCAGAAAGGGTCCGCAACGAGGAGAATACCTTAAGGCCACGGGCGCTGTTTGAAATGAAAAAGGGCAAACCCCTTCCGACAGGCATACGCAGTGAGGTTCGCTCCATCGTTCAATCGAGCTTTTTTGTCAACCCTAATTTCGACGCAGCTAAAAAAGGGCTTGCCCGCGTCTGCGAGCTTGACGATATGCTTGAGCACACCGAATTTGAATATAGTCTTGACTTATTGGAAGCAAAAAGCCTTGTAAAGATTGCAAAGCTTATATTAACGGAGGTAACAGATGAGTCTTTCCAACTTTAG
- the nadC gene encoding putative nicotinate-nucleotide pyrophosphorylase (High confidence in function and specificity) produces the protein MSLSNFSIDEIIIRALKEDINYVDVTTDYLIPEEQESTAAFFSKANGILCGIDVALRTFKLLDGDMSFEILKHDGDILEKSDVIARIHGKTRALLKGERTALNILQHMSGIATATNAAVREIAGTKASIADTRKTLPGLRMLEKYAVAVGGGRNHRFNLSDAAMIKDNHIDATGSITKAVETLRSKIGHTIKIEVETRNLDEVKEALASGADIIMLDNMDNDTMKKAVEIIGGKALVEASGGITAGNLKSVAETGVDIISVGALTHSVKAFDISMKII, from the coding sequence ATGAGTCTTTCCAACTTTAGTATCGACGAAATAATCATAAGGGCACTTAAAGAGGATATAAACTACGTCGACGTCACAACCGACTACCTTATCCCCGAGGAGCAGGAATCGACCGCCGCTTTTTTTTCCAAGGCAAACGGTATACTCTGCGGAATTGATGTCGCTTTGCGCACATTTAAGCTGCTTGACGGGGATATGTCATTCGAGATACTCAAACACGACGGCGATATTCTTGAAAAATCCGATGTAATAGCCCGCATCCATGGCAAGACCCGCGCCCTCTTAAAAGGCGAGCGCACCGCCCTCAACATTTTGCAGCACATGTCCGGCATTGCGACGGCGACAAACGCCGCTGTCAGAGAGATTGCAGGTACAAAAGCCTCTATCGCCGACACCCGCAAGACCCTGCCGGGGCTGCGCATGCTTGAAAAGTATGCCGTCGCAGTCGGAGGAGGACGCAATCACCGCTTTAACCTGTCAGACGCCGCGATGATAAAAGACAACCACATCGACGCGACCGGCTCAATCACAAAGGCTGTGGAGACCCTGCGTTCGAAGATTGGCCACACCATAAAAATCGAGGTAGAGACGCGCAATCTCGATGAAGTAAAGGAAGCCTTAGCTTCCGGCGCGGACATCATTATGCTTGACAACATGGACAACGACACAATGAAAAAAGCCGTCGAAATAATAGGCGGCAAGGCCCTTGTTGAAGCCTCTGGTGGGATTACGGCGGGCAATCTTAAGAGCGTCGCCGAAACCGGAGTTGACATTATCTCCGTCGGGGCGCTGACCCACTCCGTCAAGGCGTTCGACATATCTATGAAGATAATTTAA